From a single Okeanomitos corallinicola TIOX110 genomic region:
- the cobT gene encoding nicotinate mononucleotide-dependent phosphoribosyltransferase CobT produces the protein MTNIKIYTQIERGEAWLRRYRGSFPVFACVLGFTDTCLIPGISAAGLTPEDRKYTACADAEFLYYGAGHQAVYPLPPLTAGASPVVISRAVVEELKIPVYLFNAGLNLIPAVPLIDLGGTKARCVSTGTAMAIGTVKHLLEQGLFWGSQLSADITDGYLILSECVVGGTTTALAILTGLGIDANTRVNSSHPVCNHAQKWNVVQTGLGKFEHDNFTDPLELVAAVGDPMQVVVAGMAIAASRKCGVLLAGGTQMLAVYALLQAIAKTYSLSWQPEAVVVGTTRWVTEDSTGATVDLALNLGTNSMNLGTEIPPLIATQLSFADSRYPQLQAYEQGFVKEGVGAGAACIAAYLSKNWQQEQLLTAIESQIEQLMNSLPH, from the coding sequence ATGACTAATATTAAAATTTATACACAAATTGAACGGGGTGAGGCTTGGTTAAGACGTTATCGCGGTAGTTTCCCTGTGTTTGCTTGTGTTTTAGGTTTTACTGATACTTGTTTAATTCCTGGTATTTCTGCGGCTGGTTTAACTCCAGAGGATAGAAAATATACGGCTTGTGCTGATGCGGAATTTTTATATTATGGTGCAGGACATCAGGCGGTTTACCCTTTACCTCCTTTGACTGCTGGTGCTTCTCCGGTGGTAATTTCTCGCGCTGTGGTGGAAGAACTCAAAATACCTGTTTATTTATTTAATGCGGGTTTAAATTTAATTCCTGCTGTACCATTAATTGATCTGGGTGGGACGAAGGCTAGGTGTGTAAGTACGGGTACGGCGATGGCAATAGGCACTGTTAAACATTTGCTAGAACAGGGTTTGTTTTGGGGTTCTCAACTCAGTGCTGATATTACTGATGGATATTTGATTTTAAGTGAGTGTGTTGTTGGTGGTACTACCACGGCTTTGGCAATTTTGACTGGTTTGGGTATTGATGCTAACACTAGGGTTAACAGTAGTCATCCTGTTTGTAATCATGCCCAAAAGTGGAATGTTGTCCAAACAGGGTTAGGAAAATTTGAACATGACAATTTTACAGATCCTCTAGAACTGGTAGCTGCTGTGGGTGATCCTATGCAGGTGGTGGTGGCGGGAATGGCGATCGCCGCTAGTCGTAAATGTGGGGTTTTATTGGCTGGTGGTACACAAATGTTGGCTGTTTATGCTTTGCTACAAGCGATCGCTAAAACTTATTCTTTGTCTTGGCAACCAGAAGCAGTGGTTGTGGGTACAACCCGCTGGGTAACAGAGGACTCTACAGGGGCCACGGTTGACTTAGCTCTTAATCTAGGCACAAACAGCATGAATTTGGGTACGGAAATTCCGCCCCTAATAGCTACACAATTAAGTTTTGCTGATTCTCGCTATCCCCAACTCCAAGCTTATGAGCAGGGATTTGTTAAAGAAGGTGTTGGTGCTGGTGCTGCCTGTATAGCCGCCTATCTAAGTAAAAATTGGCAGCAAGAACAACTTTTAACAGCCATTGAATCTCAAATTGAGCAATTAATGAATTCTCTGCCGCATTAA
- a CDS encoding Crp/Fnr family transcriptional regulator — translation MEDRYNSQSSDHNWITSAPFFQGLPESTVQVTLTHLVTRSHPSNQVILLENDWGGSVYFVVNGWVKIRTYNLEGKEVTLNIIGNGELFGEMAALDEVPRSTDVITLTPTTIGSMPAQDFVKLLQIEPLAGVRLAQLMARRLRQVNRRLRLRESDSQSRVADTLLFLADGQGKRGDTGTEIPNLPHRELSSLSGLARETVTRVLTKLERKGLIIREQDVICIPDVSALEKTII, via the coding sequence ATGGAAGATAGATATAACTCGCAGTCATCCGACCACAATTGGATCACTTCAGCACCCTTTTTCCAAGGTTTGCCTGAATCTACTGTACAAGTAACTCTTACTCATCTTGTTACCCGTAGCCACCCATCTAACCAAGTGATACTACTGGAAAATGACTGGGGTGGTTCAGTCTATTTTGTCGTAAATGGATGGGTTAAAATACGTACTTATAATTTAGAAGGAAAAGAAGTAACTCTAAATATCATTGGTAATGGCGAGTTATTTGGAGAAATGGCCGCTTTAGATGAAGTTCCCCGTTCTACTGATGTAATTACTCTGACACCAACAACTATTGGTAGTATGCCAGCCCAGGATTTTGTCAAATTGTTACAAATAGAACCTCTGGCTGGTGTAAGATTGGCGCAATTAATGGCCAGAAGATTAAGACAAGTCAACCGTCGTCTACGCTTACGAGAATCCGATAGTCAATCACGGGTGGCTGATACTTTATTGTTTTTGGCAGATGGTCAAGGTAAGAGAGGAGATACAGGAACGGAAATTCCTAACTTACCTCATCGTGAGTTAAGTAGTTTAAGTGGTTTAGCCAGGGAAACAGTGACTAGGGTACTGACAAAGCTGGAAAGAAAAGGCTTGATTATACGGGAACAAGATGTTATTTGCATTCCCGATGTGTCAGCTTTGGAAAAGACGATTATTTAA
- a CDS encoding DUF2232 domain-containing protein — translation MSILNSSPDEPEADPSLESSNASLSNNLEQQPLQRPQVKVDAPLRMVETAFLASTASLIWFINFYFPLGPVLRIFFPVPIALVYLRWGKRAAWMSAVTSGLLLSVLMGPVRSMLFVMPFALMGVLLGATWHRRVPWIVSITLGTLLGTLGVFFRLWFLSMLSGEDLWVYVINQVTEIIEWIFLKLQILATPSVFAIQLGAMLLIAFNNLIYLFVVHLAAWLLLDRLGNPIPRPPRWVQVLMDYE, via the coding sequence ATGAGTATTTTAAATTCTTCACCTGACGAACCGGAGGCAGATCCATCCCTAGAATCATCAAATGCCAGTCTTAGTAATAATTTAGAGCAACAACCGCTACAACGTCCCCAGGTTAAGGTTGATGCACCTCTGAGAATGGTAGAAACTGCTTTTTTGGCCAGCACTGCAAGTTTGATTTGGTTTATTAATTTCTATTTTCCTTTGGGTCCAGTCTTACGAATATTTTTCCCAGTCCCCATTGCTTTGGTTTATTTGCGTTGGGGTAAACGTGCTGCATGGATGTCTGCTGTTACTTCCGGGTTACTTTTGTCCGTTTTGATGGGGCCAGTTCGCAGTATGCTATTTGTGATGCCTTTTGCCTTGATGGGTGTGTTGTTGGGGGCAACTTGGCATCGGCGTGTACCTTGGATTGTTTCCATTACTTTAGGTACGCTGTTGGGTACTTTGGGTGTGTTTTTCCGGTTGTGGTTTTTGTCAATGTTGTCTGGTGAAGATTTGTGGGTATATGTGATTAACCAGGTAACAGAAATTATTGAATGGATTTTCTTAAAACTGCAAATATTGGCGACTCCTAGTGTATTTGCGATTCAGTTAGGAGCTATGCTGTTGATTGCTTTTAATAACTTAATTTATTTATTTGTGGTTCACCTGGCAGCGTGGTTACTTTTGGATCGTCTGGGAAATCCTATCCCCCGTCCTCCTCGTTGGGTACAGGTATTGATGGATTATGAATAG
- a CDS encoding extracellular solute-binding protein: MDRRSFLLGTSGILVSQILIGCNNQNQNQLKIQLLKGSIPGQVVNQFRKTLESGTKLNFVPINQINIAFKQLQTWQQPKEPGWERFIPFRQNQKTAPSDLVTLGDYWLKAAIEQKLIQPLETEEIKQWSALNQKWQQLVKRNNQGNIDPNGQVWAAPYRWGNTVIVYNREKLREFDWQPTDWSDLWREELRSRISLLNHPREVIGLVLKKLGKSYNTENIAKIANLETELQTLNQQVKFYDSTTYLEPLIIGDTWLAVGWSSDVIPLLSRYPKLGAVIPQSGTAIWADLWVKPAGVKKNDLQSRWINFCWQPDIAKQIIKFTETNSPIPTNIADADISKPLQRLLLNNQNLFNKSEFLLPLSPDTNKQYETLFKQMKNAA; encoded by the coding sequence ATGGATAGAAGGTCTTTTTTACTGGGTACAAGCGGAATCCTGGTGTCTCAAATACTCATAGGATGTAATAATCAGAACCAGAACCAACTAAAAATACAGTTATTAAAGGGTTCTATACCAGGTCAGGTAGTTAACCAATTTCGTAAAACTTTGGAGTCAGGGACAAAATTAAATTTCGTTCCCATTAATCAAATTAATATCGCCTTTAAACAATTACAAACTTGGCAACAACCAAAAGAACCAGGATGGGAGCGTTTTATTCCATTTCGACAAAATCAAAAAACCGCTCCATCTGATTTAGTGACGTTGGGAGATTATTGGCTAAAAGCAGCTATTGAACAAAAACTAATTCAGCCCTTAGAAACAGAAGAAATCAAACAATGGTCAGCATTAAATCAAAAATGGCAGCAACTGGTTAAACGGAATAATCAAGGTAATATAGACCCGAATGGTCAAGTATGGGCTGCACCTTATCGCTGGGGTAATACAGTCATTGTTTATAATCGGGAAAAGTTGCGAGAATTTGATTGGCAACCAACAGACTGGAGTGATTTATGGCGGGAAGAATTGCGATCGCGGATTTCCTTACTCAATCATCCTAGAGAAGTAATTGGTTTGGTTTTAAAAAAACTTGGAAAATCTTACAACACAGAAAATATTGCCAAAATAGCCAACTTAGAAACAGAATTACAAACCTTAAATCAACAAGTGAAATTCTATGATTCCACCACTTACCTAGAACCACTAATTATTGGCGATACTTGGTTAGCTGTAGGTTGGTCAAGTGATGTCATACCCTTACTCAGTCGTTATCCAAAACTGGGTGCAGTAATTCCCCAATCAGGAACAGCAATTTGGGCTGATTTATGGGTAAAACCAGCAGGGGTGAAAAAAAATGATTTACAATCTCGATGGATTAATTTTTGTTGGCAACCAGATATAGCTAAACAAATTATTAAATTTACAGAAACTAACTCACCAATCCCTACAAATATTGCTGATGCTGATATTTCAAAACCATTACAAAGACTGTTATTAAATAACCAGAATTTATTTAATAAAAGTGAGTTCTTACTACCATTATCACCGGATACAAATAAGCAGTATGAGACTTTATTTAAGCAGATGAAAAATGCCGCTTAA
- a CDS encoding DNA-directed RNA polymerase subunit omega — MLKRSKFETTQSQIMHRAEDLISAASNRYRITVQVANRAKRRRYEDFENNEDAIMKPVLRAIIEMSDELNQPEIIGEL; from the coding sequence ATGCTAAAGCGTTCCAAGTTCGAGACAACCCAGTCTCAAATTATGCACCGTGCAGAGGATCTGATCAGCGCAGCCTCAAATCGCTATCGGATTACTGTTCAAGTGGCCAACCGCGCCAAGCGTCGCCGTTATGAAGACTTTGAAAATAACGAAGATGCGATTATGAAACCTGTACTCAGAGCAATTATTGAAATGTCTGATGAACTAAATCAGCCGGAAATTATCGGGGAATTATAA